One Fimbriimonadia bacterium genomic window, TGGACCAAACGGGGACGACCAATTCGTCCGGCAGGATGGCATTGGGCGCGGGTACCTGCCGCACCGCACCGAAGACGCGATTGTCGGGCGACACCTGAAGACGTATCCTCGTCCGCCCCCTCACCCGCTCCATCACCTCGGCCGAGAGCTCATCGCAGTACGCTGCTCGCGCAGCCCCTTCCGCAGCCAAGATGCGTGCTAGGTCGTCCGAACCACGGCTCACAGGCGCATTACTCTGGGAGACACGTTCCGCAGGCGACCCGAGAAGCATCCGCTTCACCAACTGCGCCAGATCCTCCGATGTCGCTCCTGTGGCCGCTCGACACCTGGGGCAGCAACACAACGATAGGGTCTCGACTAGCTGTGCCTGCGCCGGCAACTGCACCTTGTCGTGCTCGGAGCCGTGCGTGAGACCATAGAAGCCGAAGGCCTCCAACTCCAGCGTCCGGAAGGCACCCGTCATGGCGGCCCGCTCGATGAACGAGAGAATGCGCTCACGTGCCTCGGGGTGACGTGGGCACGAGGCCCAGGGGTACTCGTCACCCAAGCAGTTGAGCACCCGCTGGCCTTCTGGAGCCGGGTCCTCATGAAAGCAGACGATCCAGGCGTCCAGTGCAACGCCCGAAGCTGCGTACCGCCCGGTGAGGCTTGCCGCTTCGTCCAGCCAGCTCCTGCCCATAGGTTGCGTCGTGATGCGCGGGACGTCCGGACGATAGGTCAGCGCTCGCACGGCGTGATACCGTACGGCGACACAAACATAGTCGAGACCCATGTCGGCGTGGCGCCGGGCGCTGTCCGGTTCGGCCAGCAGATCCCACGGGTAGGCCCATACGCCTTTCTCCATCACAACAGTCCCAGTTCGTGCCCCAACCGCAGAAGGTATTTCTCCTCGATGGGCAGGAGTGTGGCTCCCGGGGCGCGAGGTTTGGCGTTGATGAAGACGCCGCGCTCAACCATCAGGCGCTTGTAGCAGGCGGTGGCGAACTCCGCGCTCTGAAACATGAAGTCCAGCAAGGGAACGAGTCTCCGCCATGAGTGAGCCAGGTCCCCGTTCGCCTCCAACTCCCTTAAGACAGATAGGTAGAGGTCTGGGAATCCGGGGCCGATGAAGAATGCCCGAGCGCCTACTTCGTACTCGAGAGGCATGAAGCGACCGCCCTGGCCCCCGATGAGCATCACTGGGCGTTCGAGACGTTGTTGGATTGCCTGCATTCTCTCGATGCTTCGGGGTGCCTCGACCTTCACACCGCACACCCATTCGTTGCGGTCGATTGCCGCGGCGATGTCCTCCGGCTGCAGTGGCGGCGGGCCGAAAAACGCTGCGTCCTGCATGATGACGGGTGCTCCCGATGCCTCAGCAGCCGTGTTCTGCATAGCCTCGAATTGCTTGGCGTTCACCACCGGGCTGAAACCAGGCCACACCATGACTGCATCGGGCTCTAGTACCCCCGCGCGATTTGCTGCGCTCCGGATCAGCGGGTAGCTCGGCTCCAGGATGCCTATCACCAGGCCGGTTCCGTCGGGCAGGGCCGCGCGAACCGTCTCGGCAGCCAGGCAACGCTCTTCGTGGGACAGCTTGTGCGCTTCGCTGGTCACGCCGTTCACGATGACCCCGCGGACGCCTAGCTCCGCGAGCCACTGGACCTCGGCGTGCAGCGCACCATAGTCCGCTTCACCTTTCGCATCGAAGGGTGTTGCAAGAACGGACCATATGCCCGCGGGAGCTGCTACTTCAGGCTCGCGCTGCTGAACCTCTGCCATCTACACGACCGTTCGACGACAGATCCGTAGCCCCTGCGGGGAGAGTAGCCGGTTGCAGGTCCAGGGGGATTCGTGATTTTTCTCATGAGCTAGGCTGCCAATTCTGCTGATGATTAGGTACTCTGTACCTATAGGCGCTCGTTCAGGCATGAGCGATGCGGCTTGGCATTGAGCGGGAGCCTAAAGAGACGATTCAAAGGAGAATCAGGCGATGTCAATCGTTCCACCGAAGCCTTCCGACCAGGGGCTGAACCCCTTTGCAGTCGCCCAGGCGCAACTCGACCACGCTGCAAAGCTGCTCGAATTGGAACCGGCCGTGCACCAGCTCCTTCGTGAACCCATGTTCGAAGTTCGTGTCCAGATCCCCATCCACATGGATGACGGCTCAGTGCGCATCTTCACCGGCTTCCGCGTGCAGTACAACAACGCCCGCGGTCCCTGCAAGGGCGGTATTCGCTTTCACCCCGACGAGACGGTGGACACCGTTCGCGCACTCGCGGCGTGGATGACGTGGAAGACGGCCGTAGTAGATATCCCCCTCGGCGGCGGGAAGGGAGGCGTGATATGCGACCCCAAGAAGCTGTCCAGAGCCGAGCTGGAGCGCCTTAGTCGAGGCTACATTCGCGCTATCGCACATGTGATAGGTCCCTACCGTGACGTTCCAGCGCCGGACGTGTACACCACGCCTCAGATCATGACTTGGATGCTAGACGAGTACGAGACGATGATCGGGCACAAGGCGCCGGGCGTCATCACGGGTAAGCCGATCCAGAGCGGTGGTTCCGAGGGTCGGGGCGATGCTACCGCGCGAGGTGGCATTTACACCGTTCGTGAAGCGGCGAAGACGCTGGGCATCGAGACGAATGGGGCCGAGGCGACCATCCAGGGCTATGGCAACGCCGGCC contains:
- a CDS encoding Glu/Leu/Phe/Val dehydrogenase; the protein is MSIVPPKPSDQGLNPFAVAQAQLDHAAKLLELEPAVHQLLREPMFEVRVQIPIHMDDGSVRIFTGFRVQYNNARGPCKGGIRFHPDETVDTVRALAAWMTWKTAVVDIPLGGGKGGVICDPKKLSRAELERLSRGYIRAIAHVIGPYRDVPAPDVYTTPQIMTWMLDEYETMIGHKAPGVITGKPIQSGGSEGRGDATARGGIYTVREAAKTLGIETNGAEATIQGYGNAGQFAHKLGTELLGLKVVAVSDSKGGILCPSGLKYDEVLEHKMTTGSVINFPGAEFISNEQLLEYPATVLMPSALENVLTAANAPRVRPKIIAELANGPTTPEADEIFYRNNVYVIPDFLCNAGGVTVSYFEQVQNAYNYYWEVEEIHRQLDARMSEAFHAVHEMSTRSKVDPRTGAYLVAVQRVANACRQRGWV
- a CDS encoding dihydrodipicolinate synthase family protein — its product is MAEVQQREPEVAAPAGIWSVLATPFDAKGEADYGALHAEVQWLAELGVRGVIVNGVTSEAHKLSHEERCLAAETVRAALPDGTGLVIGILEPSYPLIRSAANRAGVLEPDAVMVWPGFSPVVNAKQFEAMQNTAAEASGAPVIMQDAAFFGPPPLQPEDIAAAIDRNEWVCGVKVEAPRSIERMQAIQQRLERPVMLIGGQGGRFMPLEYEVGARAFFIGPGFPDLYLSVLRELEANGDLAHSWRRLVPLLDFMFQSAEFATACYKRLMVERGVFINAKPRAPGATLLPIEEKYLLRLGHELGLL